The following proteins come from a genomic window of Mucinivorans hirudinis:
- a CDS encoding Thiol:disulfide interchange protein: protein MKLLLPLLAAVLFACKPISQSYTVTGNITGVEGKVYLAFLQGKMPEIVDSTTASDGKFEFKGVLKTPMYAELQSEDKKMIMRFFIENAMITLTGDMEQMDSVKVNGSAENALFEHFTEVLKNAGGNRMEVMDSLSFANPKSVAAAYLFFRQRVPYLEAAQMREGIAKFDTSLTKIVYLQQVADRADVLDKVAVGQPFVDFELPDAQGNMVKLSDVAGKGKYVLLDFWAGWCGPCRRENPNVVANYKKWGDKGFTVFGVSLDRTREQWLDAIEKDGLEWTNVTDLAFWNCAPATMYGVGSIPSNVMISPDGIIVARNVKEEALGEFLEERLGKKK from the coding sequence TACTACCATTGCTTGCAGCAGTGCTATTTGCTTGCAAACCAATATCGCAGAGCTACACCGTGACGGGCAACATTACGGGCGTTGAAGGAAAGGTCTATCTAGCCTTCCTACAGGGTAAAATGCCTGAGATAGTGGACTCTACAACTGCCTCGGATGGAAAATTCGAGTTTAAGGGAGTGTTGAAAACTCCGATGTATGCTGAACTTCAGAGTGAGGATAAGAAGATGATTATGAGATTCTTCATAGAAAATGCGATGATTACCCTCACCGGTGATATGGAGCAGATGGATAGTGTAAAGGTTAATGGCTCGGCGGAAAATGCTCTTTTTGAGCACTTTACCGAGGTTCTAAAAAATGCCGGTGGTAACCGTATGGAGGTGATGGACAGCCTTTCGTTTGCCAATCCTAAGAGTGTTGCGGCAGCGTATCTATTTTTCCGTCAACGCGTTCCATACCTAGAGGCTGCTCAAATGCGTGAGGGTATCGCCAAGTTTGACACCTCGCTAACTAAAATCGTCTACCTGCAACAGGTTGCCGACCGTGCCGACGTTTTGGATAAAGTGGCAGTAGGTCAGCCTTTTGTTGATTTTGAACTGCCTGACGCACAGGGTAATATGGTGAAGTTGTCGGACGTTGCCGGCAAGGGTAAATATGTGTTATTGGACTTCTGGGCAGGTTGGTGCGGACCTTGTCGCAGAGAGAATCCCAATGTTGTTGCCAACTACAAAAAGTGGGGCGACAAAGGCTTCACCGTATTCGGAGTGTCGCTAGACCGCACTCGCGAACAGTGGTTGGATGCCATCGAAAAGGATGGCTTGGAATGGACAAATGTTACCGACCTTGCATTCTGGAACTGTGCACCCGCTACAATGTATGGCGTAGGCTCGATTCCATCGAACGTTATGATTTCGCCCGATGGCATCATCGTTGCACGCAATGTGAAGGAAGAGGCACTCGGAGAATTCCTCGAAGAGAGACTTGGAAAGAAAAAATAA
- a CDS encoding Queuosine Biosynthesis QueE Radical SAM, translated as MSKDILRQGALLPLVEDFYTIQGEGFHTGKPAYFIRLGGCDVGCGWCDAKFTWNPRKFPPVAVEEIVRRAVACQAKAIVITGGEPTLYPLGKLTEELKKEDFEIFIETSGTNPLTGTIDWVCLSPKPQQPPLQEVLLRADELKIIVESQSDLEWAEENSKKVSDRCLLFLQPEWSVFREITPAIVEYAKQNPRWNVSVQTHKFMKIP; from the coding sequence ATGAGCAAAGATATTTTACGACAAGGAGCACTGCTTCCCTTGGTTGAGGACTTTTATACAATTCAGGGTGAAGGTTTTCACACCGGCAAGCCCGCATATTTCATTCGCTTGGGCGGGTGCGATGTGGGGTGTGGTTGGTGTGATGCTAAATTTACGTGGAATCCACGGAAGTTTCCACCGGTGGCGGTGGAAGAGATTGTGCGCAGGGCGGTTGCCTGCCAGGCGAAAGCTATAGTGATAACAGGGGGAGAACCAACCTTATATCCGCTAGGGAAATTGACTGAAGAGCTAAAAAAAGAGGATTTTGAGATTTTTATCGAAACCTCGGGCACAAACCCTCTGACGGGCACCATCGACTGGGTTTGCCTCTCGCCCAAACCTCAGCAACCACCATTGCAAGAGGTTTTGTTACGGGCTGATGAGTTGAAAATAATTGTTGAGTCCCAAAGCGACCTGGAGTGGGCTGAGGAGAACTCAAAAAAAGTCTCGGATAGATGTCTGCTCTTTTTGCAACCGGAGTGGAGTGTTTTTCGCGAAATCACCCCCGCCATTGTGGAGTATGCGAAGCAAAATCCGCGATGGAATGTCTCGGTTCAAACCCATAAATTTATGAAAATTCCATAG